TCAGGCCGTTGCTTCGGGAATATTTCAGATTAACACCGCCGTCGCAACCTTCCAGCGCCTCGTGAACACCCTCGGTACTGCCAAGGACACGCCGGAGCTCCGTGAAAAGTTGTTAGtattattatttgtttttttttttccaaaaatttgATTCCATGTAAAAAATGATCATTTCAATTGGAGCATAAAACATGActttttttttgtgaaaaattcagttctgatGTTTGGTTATAGTCTGGGGTTTCTGGCTGATAGCTGATAAGCGGAGCAGATGTGTTTCGATACAGAATATTGAATAATAGTGTTGTTTATAACTATTGTGCTTAATCGCAGGCATAAAACGCGTCTACATGTTGGACAGTTGGTGAAGGATACTTCAGAAAAACTTAAACAAGTTAGTGAAGCAGACCATCAGTTTGAAGTCAGTGTAAGCTTGATTCCTTCTTAATTAGTGTTTTGTGCTGTTTTCTGGTTGCCACTATGCATATCTTCATGATCTGGCTAGTTTGCCATATGTCATACTTGCCTAAGATGCTGACCTGTCGGCAACAATTGATTATTTGAGTTTCTCATGAAACCTAGATATGCTAAGATAAAATGATACATGATTTTTTTCCATGGTGATCATAGTCCAAGTCAGGAGGTGCGTAACCATGTTTAGTACCCATAAAAATACTTGGATAATAACGATTTAACATGATATGCATTATCTAAATATAGATAGATGATGATAAAACAAGAGACATATTACAATGGCGTAGGAGGATCCATATAGCCGATGCGACTTAAGGGGATAAAAACTTATATGCTATTGTTGTAATTATTGCCCAAGTGAATGTGATTGATGAATAAGGTGAATATGTTAATACAGCTTAAAACCTATTCATTCGCttacattaattttattttattttgagacaAGTAAAATTCTCGAATTTATCCCACTTTTAAGATTTCGAACAACtgcatttttatttatttcttctTTCCTTTCTTTCTGTTTCCAAAGTTCTCGATGGACTTCTAAAAtagtatatttaaaaattttgaaatttattgaTGTGTGTTTATAGATGGATTTTCTAAGCATCATTGTTTGTTTCACCAATGTGTAACCCTCACTCATTGTATGGTGTTTGTGACTGCCATCCTTTTTCCTGCAGGCAAACAAGAAGCTTACTGATGCAAAGCTCGCGAAAGATTTTCAAGCGGTACTAAGAGAATTTCAGAAGGCTCAACGGCTTTCAGCTGAAAGGGAGACAACATATACTCCATTACAGTCAGTTCTCCCTTCGAGGTAAACTGGTTCTATATGATTGAGATTATTATACGAGTTCTTTGGGAACTTTCATCTTACAATTTTCATGAAGTTTATTTGGCAGTTGCTTATAAAGGATTAATGCTATTCTGAGTAGGCTATTGTAAAACTTAATGTCTTGGTTTATCTGGGCactttttttttctctcctgaaaattttattttgtacaGCTATGCAGCTAGTGAGATAGATGGAAGTTCAGATCGGAGTTCAGAACAACGAGCTACTCTAGAATCAAGAAGGTACGTCAATGCTGGAATTTATGTTGTGTAATTGGGAGGTGTATTAGCAAAATTGAATGAATCCAGCTCCTGTTCAGCACAAAATATTGTATTCTTGTGTTATTGGTTTCATTTAAACATATGTGAAGCATGAACATTAAGTGAGCTTCTGCAGCACCTATTTGTTGTTTAATTGCACGTGTTTAAAAAGTGTTTTTTACATGTATAGTGAAATGCAgtcatatattttttctttcctTGATGAAATAATCTAATAACCCTAAAATCAAGCATGACATCACGTTCGGTGGAGCTTACCAACAGCTTTACATTGTTTGATAGTCACTTTTTTCTGAACTTTGTTGGGTAGTTCTGTTGTGTGCGAAAGATAAATCCTTCTCTTCATGCGATTGAGCGCTGAATATATCTTCAAATACATATGTATGCTTCCATAATTGAAAACTGATACACATAACACATACACATAACACATACTGTAGAAGAAAAACTAATGCCAGAGATTGTCGAGAGAACAGTTGGTGAAAATGGCTGGACACTTTTCAACATGTTTATTAGCACACAGGATTTCAAAAATCTACAGCCAGCTAAGCTACCTTGCAATTTTTGTTTGTCTGCTTATTACCTTTTTCCCCCCGTCTACCAACGTTTTCATGTGTGGTTAGTGGTATTGCCTGCCaacatatatattctgaacttTAAATGTATGTTTCAAGTCAATAATGCCTAACTTCTGGAAAAAATTCCTTTAATTTTGTATGGATCTTGTTCTCGTGTAATTTATCCGGTGGCAAGTTTTCTCCTTTTTGTTGAATGATGTTTAATTGTATGAAAGTTGTCTAATCAATGTTCCATGTAATTTTTCTGCAGGCAGGAGGTTTTATTTTTGGACAATGAGATTGCTTTCAATGAAGCCATTATAGATGAAAGAGACCAGGGGATTCAAGAAATACAGCAACAAATTGGTGAAGTGAATGATATTTTCAAAGACCTCGCGGTATTGGTTAATGAGCAAGGAGTCATGATAGGTAAAGGActtgcattttattagttctatataaaaaaattagacttaGAAGTTCTAATTTTTTCCAGATGATATTGGTTCCAACGTCGAGGGTTCTCATGCTGCAACTGCTCAGGGAAAAACCCAGCTTGTCAAAGCGGCTAAGACCCAGAGGTCTAGTTCATCTTTGGTGAGTTATAAATGTATTAAGCATAAGGATAACAGCCTATATAATTGTTTTTGTTAAAGCATATTTTTCTAAATAAGCGAGAAATGAGACCAATGGTCAAAATAGTTTTTCTCAAGATATTCTAGACTAACTTAGCATTGGTACAACGTTGACTTGTATTGCTTTTCAATTCACTCTTGGATGCTTCAATTAACAGGCACAGGATTCACTTGACACTCGATATTTTTCCCCAGTGACCAAACTATTTGTGATTCCAATTTCAGttgattatatttaattttccaTGGTCTTTCTGTTGGACTAATTTCAAATGAAAGCCAACTTGCCTGTGTACATCAACTAGATTCAATTCCCTGCATTGTCTTCCCACTTCTCTCTTCATGAACATTACACGACATCCAACCGGGACTCTCAATTTATTTTCActtgatttattttttgttcATGCAGGCTTGCTTGTTGGTTGTGATTTTTGGAATCATTCTTCTCATAGTGATTATAGTTCTCATCACCTGAATTATTGGAGCTTCCATAAATATGGTGCAAGAACATGAGTATTATTTGTTGATGTTAATGctttaattttcttttcacaaatTTACAAGGCATATGTGGCTGTTTGGCTGGTGCAGGCTGCATGCTTCTTCTTGTAaattcttttcttcttttttttttctggtTTCATGGTTTTTGTTACTTGTCAGGCTCCAACAGATACCGTCTTCCCAGTTTTGCGCAACTTGTGATGTATAAAAGactatgatttatgatttgagGTTTGTTCTCAATTTTTACTAATGTGCTCAAAATAGGGCAGTTCAAGTGGGTGCATTTGACTTTAGGCAGGAATCACTCTTTTGTTTTTCAAGGGCCAAATGATGGTGATGGGACCCATAGTTCTCACCCAAAAGTTTGAAGTTTTACATctaatttttgttaaaaaaggAAAAGCTTTCTGCTCAAACTCATTTAATAGGTCCTCCCATTTGTAAGAAAATATCGTCTACATATAATTCTCGATTTATTTCATGTTATGAGTTTTCCATGTTCCATCTTACTTCTTTTTACGTGTACCAAATTAATTCCTCGTGTtaatttctttcttctttttccgCCCTGAGTTTAGTCCTCCAACTATATTAATAGTTAAAATTGACGCAAATTTTCTCACGTGCCCCAAAAAATACGTGGTACTCGGTTTCACTTCATTGGGATTGCAATTCTCTGTTAATGAATTTGGAGGGGTGATAGGAGTTCTGGGTTAGTACCACGTAGCCTCAAAAATTTTGGCACTGATGATAATCACGCATGTACTAGTACGACTGCGGATGAAACCCAGCATTTGAATTGATTATTTTTATATGAGGATAATAATAACCCAACTTCGAGAAATTTGACACTAAAGAGCACATATATGGTTTGAGTTACCAATATCATTGAGTATAATTTGGGTGAAATCGAGTACTTTCAATTGGTAAGTTGAGTAATTAGATGTGATGATACTGACTGTCCAACTTCCATATATTTAATTTAGCACTAGTGAAAATATTAATGGCATTAACCACCAATATTCGAGATTTCATGTACAATTTGGTGAAATCGAACACTTTTAATGAGcaaattaagtatttaaatatGAACATACTAACCAGGAAACCTCTAGAAATTTAGCactaataaaatatttagttaGTAATCACCAATTACAACTTGGGGTGAAATGGAGCACCTTTAATGAGTATATTGAGTATTTTGATGTGGGGATACTAGGCATCCAACCTCCATAAATTTGACATTAACGAGAATATTTATAGTACAAATCACCAATATTTGAGTATAATCTGGGAGAAATTTTGCACTACTAATGAATAACTTGAgtgtttaaataaataaataaaatactaatacagttgtcaaaatgagttgaattcTTCGGGCCAAGCCACATTGCCCCAAAAAATAAGCAGGTTGAGTTGACCATTTTTCTAACCCGTTGAAATAGCGGGTCTACCGCCCAATCTAATTTGATAATTAGAGCTGTCAAAACTAGATAAGTCCGTCGGGCCGGTCCACCCGCTTGTCACATAAAATAGATGGATTGTGTTGAAAATTTTCTGGCAGCCAATAACATGGGAGAAGAGTTATGCCAACCAATAAGATGGAAGAAGAGTTTTGGCTAGATTCTATGATTATCTACGTTAAAATAGAGTTTACTGCAAAGATCGACACTGATTAAATAAGTGATAagttttattttatgaaaaaccGCAAGACACATATTTAGTAGTTCATACTTTATTCGTATCAGTGTGTATACTTATAGTTAACGTTAAATGTttcaagtttaaaaaatttctaACTATGCCCCTATTTCAGGCTCTCGACTTTATAGCTAGCTACCAAGAAATAACAGATATCGGGGTATTTGTCCCTTCAGTATCAATTTTGAATGGCCACTATCATGACGTTATAAAACAATTGTAGATCCACGTTTTTTTTATAAGGACTATTTTCTGCTTGAAAGTAAGCTACCTGGCATTTTTCAAATATGTTCTACTAAACTAAAGCTGTGTTTCTGTGCAGGCAAATTGATGAGTGCACTCGCTTAATTGCATCGACTAAAACTCAGATTAAGATCATATGTATGCTTAACAGCCATTCTGGTTCAATTTTCCTGCTAAATTCCATGTTTCTCCGATTTGGATGAACAAATATGAAAACTGTTGAGCTTTGCAAGAATTCATTGGTGTCGTATGCATCAAATGAAATGAAAAATGGTTCTCTAGATCTTGGCATGCACGCCACCATGCGAATTTGCTGACAAAATATGTAAGTTATCCAGAAACCGAGTATATATAATATCAACCTATAAGTTATACCATTGATCTTTGAGGAGCAATAATGTCATGTAAGGGGGAAAACATTACAGATCGAGTGCTGCAGCTAGGCAAAATTCCAATGCAGGCATCTTTACAAACCTTATCAAAAAATTATCAGAATTTTTAAGGCCGAAAGGCAACTGGAATATCACTATATCAGAGATACTATCATCAAACCGCAGGGACAAAAGATCTCCACATTCTGCGCCATGTGCAGATTTACATGTTGAGATCTTCTTATAATTAAAAAGCAAAACATCAAGAAACGCATTatgaatatttcaatttatcagAGACCGAGTATCAGAGTAACGTATGGATGCCGATACTATAAATAGAACGGCCACAACAGCAGAGACAAATGTAACTATTGATACAAACCTGGCGTGCTCCCTGATTCCACAGGGTATATCCCACACAAGAGGAGTACTATTGCAATCAAAACTACAGTTTGTTGGTATGATTGAGCAGCTCCTACTTTGTGCATTTCTTTCTGTGCTGCAGCACATGAATACATGAGGTTGTCCAAATTCAACCCTCGAAAAACCATATCCTAGAGGCTTTAAACCCAGAAAAGCCAGCCAAAagcaaaaaggaaaagaaacacacacacacaaaagagTTAGAAGAATAGAAGTTTGAATATTACATGATCATAAAAATAGACGTTACACGGGCCACACGTCTAAAATTGTTCCAAACTAAGTTGAAGTATTTCCAGATGGAGAATTTAACAACCCCCCAATTTGTCAACTTGGAAATGGAGTCTTCCCTCAAATCTCAATATTCTTTTTAATGCAAAAGGAGGGACATACAATGAAAACTGatgtattaatattttttaaagataTTTACTATTTAGTCGAAAATGTATGTAATTCAGTAAGAATAAGAAGACAcgagattttatttttcaaagggATTATTTGTCTATCACATCAGAGTTCAAATGGGGAAGGAATTTTATGCAATTCATCCGTTGTGGTACAATGCTGCTGGCTATTGCCTAAGATGCTTATCAGAGGATTGTTATCATGTACACTAGATAATTTTGAAAACtagctttttttaaaaaaaaaattaaacacctTACTTGATACCGTGCATGCAATGGAACCTCAAGGTCGACCTCCAATTCATTCTTGTTCCTGGAAAACACTTTGGAAGCAACATAAATATGGATTTCAACAACTGATCTGTTTGACTGAAAAGATGGCAGTTCCAAATTTGTATCACCAAAGACGGCCGCACCAGTGAATACTGTGACAAATTACATGAACTCACTAAACCACAAGAGATATACACAACCTCTCAATAATTGCTTTAAAAAGCTTAATGTAAGAGAAACGATAAGTTTACTATTTACGACGGGTTCAGATAGTTGCCTACCACCACGCTGGACAAGATGCTGCAGCTCAAAAGGATCAGCAAAGACACCAGACGGCagtctttcaataaatactACTACACAAGACTGCCTGGTCAGGTTGGATTCGAATTCAGGCCGCACTCTGAATCTTAAATATGAGTTCAGACGACGGTGAGAACCTTCACCAACAACATTTTGGCGTAGAACTGATGATGCAGGTGTGGCATAGTTATTCTCTTGAAGAGCTTTGCTGAAGTCATGTGGAATTTCGTTTTCAATAAAGCTATTGAACTTGGAATCTATCAAATTATCATATTTCTCAAAATACTTCTCTGAGATAAATTTCTCCAGATTGTATATCTGCTCCTGAAAAAGTAAACTGCTGGAGTAAATGAAAATGAACCATCATTACGTGACCAAAACCGATGTATGAGTAGGAAAATTTTGACACCGCATTCAGTTGACGATAAACTCCATGCTGATGAATTATCGTTATCTATAACATAACAGTTTAGATTTATTTAGAGTACCAGTGTTAGTCACATAAATACTTGAACCGGGAACTATTAAGAGCGCATTTTGGATAAATTTTAAACCACCACCATCTTTGTTAAGACCAAAACAGTGACTTCTTTCATGGAAGCCCAATCAGAAGTCAGAAAATGCGGTTAATCAACAAGCATTTAAAATTGTCCAGCTtaataaaacatatttataatcttCAGCTTCTATCGAAACTTGTTTTAAATCATAATCGATAGAAGTAAAACAAAGTCAAAATAGTATACCCTCACGGTATCAAGTTTCACCAAAGATCATAAAAGAGCTGATAAACCATTATAAAACAAAGCATTGTTAGATGTATATATATGACGAATTAACCAAGAAAATCTATCCCGAGAAACGGGAATAGGAGTAGGGATGCAACCAAAATTTTGATCAAGATCACTCGTAATTTCAGACAAAGAGAGACTGCTTATAACGCACAGATGAAATGATCATAAAACCAACATTCCCAGACTTGAAATGAACTAAAAATTGCAATAAGACAACTAATTTCATTTGGAACATCTCTCCGAATTCTATCAAGCTTTAACTTACAGAACTTGAAAAATGCCGAGCAGACTCGATGATGATAAGAAAAATCAATCCGAATCTCATCACCGAACCCATATTGTTAACAAAATCAAACCCTAGTTATACGCTCGAAAGAAAGTTAGAGGACGAATGGAACGGAAGATCAAACAGAGAAGCGCGGGTTTGGTGACGGCGGTGGCGAGTGTAGGGCGTCCATCTTCCGGCGACTTCTAATCTCTACTCAGGATCTAACGTATCCTCCGGTTCTATCACAAAACGGATACCCGACCCAATACCCATATGTCCGACCCAATATGTTACCTTTTTCaccattaattatttaattacaaaatcaaatttattttcaaaaaaaaataatgtagAAATCGCTCGAATGAATAAATGAAAGGATATATAAtttaatacatattttaaaaatactatagatttcttctaaatatttattaatattaattagactgctttaatttataattaatttttttatttaattataaataatataataaaattactACCAAAATTTAATAATGAAAGTAGATTCAATTTTCTTCCCAAGTGGACCCattgttattgatttttatGATACTTTTTTTGGGGAAAATGTTCTAAAAAGCGTGAAGTGTCTCGAAACGTGGATGTCGAGCTTCAAGTTTTTCAAGCTTAGCGAGatttttcatgttttttttatctttagtgtaattgtaattatctcaaaccaataaatatataaaataatacatgaatATGTTAAATTTAAGTCTGATacattaattctcatatttataaaagcataaaaatttcaaatacaATCTTGATTTGTTTTTACAACTAGACCACAttaaaaaatgttaaatatttgtcaaatcttTATCCGACATGCTtaatcatatttaaaataaaaaataaacatataacttataaacctaatttattattttataataaaagacataccttcaaaataaaaaaattcaaaataaatgatgCGATTAATTGTGTTTAAATACACCTAATTAAATGCCTTAATTATGCTTAATTCGGTTAAACTACAGTTTAACCGTCTTTTTCCGCTTTTCTCTGAAACGGAATGTTTTTGTCGAGCTTAAAGCTTAAGCGGTTTTTTAGAACACTGTTTATTTTACTCTTTTAACATCTCATAATTGTATATAATtctaatataattaataaatataaattttcgtatttttattaaaaaattatttacagATTTTGCTTTTCTAATTCAATTTTAATTTGTGTTTATCATTTTAGTAATTTAATACCTTAATAgatgtttttaaaattataatagaTAGAAAATAAATATCacttattaatatatatttttgatcATTTTTATAACCATTCTTCCTAAGCAAAAAAAAATTCGTATTtctcattaaaaataatattatttttatcattcaaacatatatttattttttcaaaaatatagctTATTTCTTcagtataatataaaaaaaaaaatattatgatcAGAAAACAAAGGGCCAGCGTGAGATCGTTATATAAGATCAAGTTTTAGATGATgagaatatcaaaaatattttgagactAACATATTCAGTGTAGAAACAGTCAAATAAGTGAGAgatgtcaattttttttatagctTGCATCCAAACattaatttttcttaatttgGTATTGCATCTCTACTTCCTAACATAAGTCTTTCAAGTGAATATTTTTGAACTTAATATTGAAATTACATCATAGATGCCTCAAAAGAGAACTATGGGACCCACGAGAAAGTTGAAA
This region of Primulina eburnea isolate SZY01 chromosome 14, ASM2296580v1, whole genome shotgun sequence genomic DNA includes:
- the LOC140812483 gene encoding syntaxin-22-like, yielding MSFQDLESGRGSGPTRTGFVNGRQDPTQAVASGIFQINTAVATFQRLVNTLGTAKDTPELREKLHKTRLHVGQLVKDTSEKLKQVSEADHQFEVSANKKLTDAKLAKDFQAVLREFQKAQRLSAERETTYTPLQSVLPSSYAASEIDGSSDRSSEQRATLESRRQEVLFLDNEIAFNEAIIDERDQGIQEIQQQIGEVNDIFKDLAVLVNEQGVMIDDIGSNVEGSHAATAQGKTQLVKAAKTQRSSSSLACLLVVIFGIILLIVIIVLIT
- the LOC140812847 gene encoding LOW QUALITY PROTEIN: uncharacterized protein (The sequence of the model RefSeq protein was modified relative to this genomic sequence to represent the inferred CDS: inserted 1 base in 1 codon), whose translation is MGSVMRFGLIFLIIIESARHFSSSEQIYNLEKFISEKYFEKYDNLIDSKFNSFIENEIPHDFSKALQENNYATPASSVLRQNVVGEGSHRRLNSYLRFRVRPEFESNLTRQSCVVVFIERLPSGVFADPFELQHLVQRGVFTGAAVFGDTNLELPSFQSNRSVVEIHIYVASKVFSRNKNELEVDLEVPLHARYQPLGYGFSRVEFGQPHVFMCCSTERNAQSRSCSIIPTNCSFDCNSTPLVWDIPCGIREHARFVSIVTFVSAVVAVLFIVSASIRYSDTRXSDKLKYS